One part of the Anaerofustis stercorihominis DSM 17244 genome encodes these proteins:
- a CDS encoding D-alanyl-D-alanine carboxypeptidase family protein, whose amino-acid sequence MKNKNILKRTLSSFLIVVVLLLNITSNIYAAAPKVSKDSSLGLYLYEDSTKSELYSHNGNKKMYPASTTKIMTAALTLEYIKDLNKKVTTGSELNRLPAGSSTASLYKNETLSYKDLLYGLMLPSGNDAAIVLACNVGKVISKDKNISKDKAYSVFVKEMNKKAKEIGMTKTHFNNPHGFHDKNHYSTPHDMAVLAAYADDFSYYNRVVDSTYYETTTNKTTHRWSGHNALILRGSKYFYKPAKGDKTGYTGEAGRCVVGSSENDEGIRYYAVVLHSPTTAQQFGLARDLLKYGNEETSKLTIEEEGDTLYKYTVRNLALGEQGAFKVKVNKDIEVYADKNYTEDNFTISFEPSSKYLKKTNTEDYELVNSISEDDKIGKINVYLNGKFFKSVDAFSKNDVNMRSTRDIIITNALIMISMLCLIIMALVLSSRYRTKKRIQHRKNLKRARLKNEIKTYGSRVPKRRPSTNDRGQKIKVVKKKNNKSKPINKNTKYMRTRKRTRKK is encoded by the coding sequence ATGAAGAATAAAAACATATTAAAAAGAACGTTATCAAGCTTTTTAATAGTCGTTGTATTATTGTTAAATATTACTTCAAATATATATGCGGCTGCTCCGAAAGTAAGTAAAGATTCATCACTTGGATTATATCTTTACGAAGATTCTACCAAAAGTGAGCTTTACAGTCACAACGGAAACAAAAAAATGTATCCTGCCAGCACGACGAAAATCATGACTGCCGCGCTGACACTGGAATATATAAAAGATTTAAATAAGAAAGTAACCACGGGAAGCGAGCTAAACAGACTTCCCGCAGGAAGTTCAACGGCAAGTCTTTATAAAAACGAAACCCTTTCTTATAAAGACTTATTGTATGGACTGATGCTTCCCTCGGGTAATGACGCTGCGATAGTCCTTGCCTGTAATGTGGGAAAAGTGATAAGTAAAGATAAGAACATAAGTAAAGACAAAGCATATAGTGTATTTGTTAAGGAGATGAATAAAAAAGCAAAGGAAATAGGAATGACAAAAACTCATTTCAATAATCCTCACGGTTTTCACGATAAGAACCATTATTCCACTCCTCACGATATGGCGGTTTTAGCAGCTTATGCCGATGATTTCAGCTACTATAACAGAGTAGTTGATTCTACATATTATGAAACAACGACAAATAAAACCACTCATCGCTGGTCAGGACACAACGCTCTTATTTTAAGAGGAAGTAAATACTTCTATAAACCTGCAAAAGGGGATAAGACCGGATATACCGGAGAAGCGGGAAGATGTGTCGTAGGTTCCAGCGAAAATGATGAGGGTATAAGATATTATGCCGTAGTACTTCATTCTCCGACTACTGCTCAGCAGTTCGGTCTTGCAAGGGATTTACTTAAATATGGTAATGAAGAGACTTCCAAGCTTACTATCGAAGAAGAAGGCGACACTTTATATAAGTATACCGTAAGAAACCTTGCTCTCGGAGAACAAGGTGCATTCAAAGTAAAAGTAAATAAAGATATCGAAGTATATGCGGATAAAAATTATACCGAGGATAATTTTACGATTTCATTTGAACCTAGCTCAAAATATTTAAAGAAGACAAATACCGAAGATTATGAACTGGTAAACTCTATAAGCGAAGATGATAAAATAGGAAAAATCAATGTATATCTAAATGGAAAATTTTTTAAAAGCGTAGATGCTTTTTCAAAGAATGATGTTAATATGCGTTCTACGAGAGATATCATAATTACAAATGCACTCATAATGATTTCAATGTTATGTTTGATAATCATGGCACTTGTATTATCATCAAGATATAGAACCAAGAAGAGGATACAGCATAGAAAAAATTTAAAAAGAGCAAGGCTAAAAAATGAAATAAAGACTTATGGTTCGAGGGTACCTAAAAGAAGACCGTCAACCAATGACAGAGGACAGAAAATAAAAGTTGTCAAAAAGAAGAACAACAAATCAAAACCTATAAATAAAAATACAAAATATATGAGGACAAGAAAGAGAACCAGAAAAAAATAA
- a CDS encoding endonuclease MutS2 encodes MNDKTLKALEFDKIISKISEYAFSDEAKEEITDLRPTDNVYLIKDKLNELDELIRFSSSYADIPIYGYKINKDIISRATKDGLLINEDFINIAKSIKCAVMVKKHILSNISDEDNFDILLDYADNIEDLSFLQKEIDRVIIDSEAISDKASSTLYDIRRNIKNTNNKIREKLNSIINSKTYQKYLSENIVTIRYSRYVVPVKSEYRGEVKGIVHDTSQSGATLFIEPEAIVNLNNKLKELEVEEQKEIEVILRILSNKIKENASNLNVNENILLYLDVLNAKSRFSIKNDYHKPKISSDEEIVLKSARHPLIEMNKAVPSNIILDKDHRALIITGPNTGGKTVTLKTVGLCSLLFQSGLFIPANDGSRLPIYEKIFADIGDNQSIAQSLSTFSGHMTNIVDIVNSANDKTLVLLDELCVGTDPTEGSSIAISIIDNLKNIGARIFSTTHYSEIKEYAIVKKNVMNASVEFDVETLSPTYRLILGIPGKSNAFEISKKLGLKDSIIRDAKKYLTEDNREVEDLIKELNEKAVKVEEEKTQIDRLLRENKELNERLESEKAYIEENKSKIMMEASLKAKDIIAAAKRDSKELINRLNKINIPKNVNANNTKFKEEAENIKKQIKEKEELLNSYIPSHELKKEGNNKNRKEDFKVGEEVYIKSLDQYASILGFDNKSNVFIQAGIIKTKIPISKIEHSNKEKEHIKKTAVKFSNTKAKTIDTSIDIRGMYSDDAILKVEKYLDDAYLANLKMVTIIHGKGTGVLKNAVQDLLKHHSYVKKYRFGSLNEGGDGATIVTLK; translated from the coding sequence ATGAACGATAAAACTTTAAAAGCTTTGGAATTTGATAAGATTATTTCTAAGATAAGCGAATATGCATTTTCGGATGAAGCAAAAGAAGAAATAACGGATTTAAGACCTACAGACAATGTTTATTTGATCAAAGATAAGTTAAATGAACTGGATGAGCTGATAAGGTTTTCCAGTTCCTATGCCGATATCCCTATTTACGGATATAAAATAAATAAGGATATAATATCGAGAGCAACTAAGGACGGACTGCTTATCAACGAAGATTTTATTAATATTGCAAAGAGTATCAAGTGTGCTGTAATGGTTAAAAAGCATATTCTTTCAAATATCAGCGATGAGGATAATTTTGATATACTTTTAGATTACGCTGACAATATAGAAGATTTATCATTTTTACAAAAAGAAATCGACAGAGTTATAATAGACAGTGAAGCCATAAGTGATAAAGCCAGCAGTACATTATACGATATAAGAAGAAACATAAAGAATACAAACAATAAAATAAGAGAAAAGCTAAACAGTATAATAAATTCCAAGACATATCAGAAATACTTGAGTGAGAATATCGTAACCATAAGATATTCCAGATATGTTGTTCCTGTCAAAAGTGAATACAGGGGAGAGGTAAAAGGTATAGTCCACGATACTTCCCAAAGCGGAGCTACACTGTTTATAGAGCCAGAAGCTATTGTTAATTTAAACAATAAATTAAAGGAACTCGAAGTAGAGGAACAAAAAGAAATAGAAGTTATTCTAAGGATACTTTCAAATAAAATAAAAGAGAATGCCAGTAATTTAAATGTAAATGAAAACATTCTTCTTTACTTAGATGTATTAAATGCAAAATCAAGATTTTCTATCAAAAATGATTATCATAAGCCTAAGATAAGTTCTGATGAAGAAATAGTTTTGAAATCCGCAAGACATCCTTTGATAGAAATGAATAAAGCCGTTCCTTCAAATATTATTTTGGATAAGGATCATCGAGCTTTAATAATTACGGGACCGAATACCGGAGGTAAGACCGTTACTTTAAAGACAGTGGGACTATGCTCACTGTTATTTCAGTCGGGGCTTTTTATTCCCGCAAATGATGGAAGCAGGCTTCCAATATATGAAAAGATATTTGCCGATATCGGGGATAATCAAAGCATCGCGCAAAGTTTAAGTACTTTTTCAGGGCATATGACCAATATTGTGGATATCGTAAACAGTGCAAATGATAAAACTTTGGTACTTCTTGACGAACTGTGTGTCGGAACAGACCCGACAGAGGGGTCAAGTATTGCAATATCTATTATAGATAATCTTAAAAATATAGGTGCCAGGATTTTTTCCACAACACATTACAGTGAGATAAAAGAATATGCGATAGTCAAAAAAAATGTAATGAATGCAAGCGTTGAGTTTGACGTTGAGACTCTATCTCCGACATATAGGTTGATTTTAGGTATTCCCGGAAAATCTAATGCTTTTGAAATATCAAAAAAATTGGGTCTTAAAGATAGTATCATAAGAGATGCAAAAAAATATTTGACCGAAGATAACAGAGAAGTTGAAGACTTGATAAAAGAGCTTAACGAAAAAGCGGTCAAAGTAGAAGAAGAAAAGACTCAAATCGATAGATTACTTAGAGAAAATAAAGAGCTGAATGAAAGGCTTGAAAGTGAAAAGGCTTATATAGAAGAAAATAAATCCAAAATCATGATGGAAGCTTCTTTGAAAGCAAAGGATATCATAGCAGCAGCCAAAAGAGATTCTAAGGAGCTTATTAACAGATTAAATAAAATAAATATACCGAAGAATGTCAATGCCAATAACACTAAGTTTAAAGAAGAAGCGGAAAATATTAAGAAACAAATAAAAGAAAAAGAAGAGCTTTTGAATTCTTATATACCTTCTCATGAACTTAAAAAAGAGGGGAACAATAAAAATAGAAAAGAGGACTTTAAAGTCGGCGAAGAAGTTTATATAAAGAGTTTGGACCAATATGCAAGCATTTTGGGGTTTGACAATAAAAGTAACGTATTTATCCAAGCTGGTATAATAAAAACTAAAATCCCTATTTCAAAAATCGAACATTCAAATAAAGAAAAGGAACATATAAAAAAGACTGCGGTAAAGTTTTCAAATACAAAGGCAAAGACAATAGATACTTCTATTGATATAAGGGGAATGTACTCCGATGATGCAATACTTAAAGTGGAGAAGTATTTGGATGACGCTTATCTTGCAAACTTGAAAATGGTAACAATAATCCACGGAAAAGGTACCGGGGTACTTAAGAATGCCGTTCAGGACTTGTTAAAACATCACTCATATGTGAAAAAATATAGGTTCGGATCTTTAAACGAAGGCGGTGACGGAGCTACTATAGTTACCCTCAAATAA
- the trkA gene encoding Trk system potassium transporter TrkA: protein MDIIIVGCGKVGSTIAEHLNEEGHSIVVVDTKADKLEILSNKLDIMTIEGNGATSSVLIEAGVDTADLLIAVTNRDEVNLYCCLIAKKSGVKNAIARVRNPEYSEDIHLIKDDLGLSLSINPELTAASEMSRLIRYPAAIEINRFAKGGAELYKLRLPSFSKLNGKAVKDICGIGKSDYQICAVEREDEVFIPSGDFVLNNLDKIYILSKPKDAMRMFKSFDVPVETGRTAILVGGGRIAVYLAKQLISSNISVKIIEVDPVKCEEISDILPNATILCGDGLDKEFLLEEGLATVDAFASLTGLDEENIILSLYAASVSKAKIMTKVNKLTFDNIIDKMEIGSVIRPKYLTSEYIIQYVRAIQNSLGSNVESLYKIVGGKAEALEFVVREDSKVTGKELGKLTLKENLLIASINRNGKIIVPSGNDTIEIGDSVIVVTTHKKLRDLTDILK, encoded by the coding sequence ATGGATATTATAATAGTTGGCTGCGGTAAAGTAGGAAGTACTATTGCCGAGCATTTAAATGAAGAAGGACATTCAATTGTCGTAGTAGATACAAAAGCGGATAAGCTTGAGATTTTAAGTAATAAACTTGATATTATGACTATCGAAGGAAACGGTGCTACAAGTTCTGTACTTATTGAAGCGGGAGTAGATACCGCGGACTTATTAATAGCGGTTACCAATCGTGATGAAGTCAATCTATACTGCTGTTTGATAGCAAAGAAATCAGGTGTTAAAAATGCAATAGCTAGAGTAAGAAATCCGGAATACTCCGAAGATATACATCTTATAAAAGATGATCTTGGTCTATCACTTTCAATAAATCCGGAACTTACGGCGGCAAGCGAAATGTCAAGGCTAATCAGATATCCGGCTGCAATAGAAATAAACAGATTTGCCAAAGGCGGAGCAGAACTTTATAAATTAAGACTTCCCTCTTTTTCAAAGCTTAACGGTAAGGCAGTTAAAGATATTTGCGGGATAGGTAAAAGTGATTACCAAATTTGTGCGGTGGAAAGGGAAGACGAAGTATTTATTCCTTCCGGAGATTTCGTTTTAAACAATTTGGATAAAATATATATTTTATCCAAGCCTAAAGATGCAATGAGGATGTTTAAAAGCTTTGATGTTCCTGTTGAGACGGGAAGGACAGCAATATTGGTCGGAGGCGGACGTATCGCAGTTTATCTTGCCAAACAGCTTATATCCAGCAATATATCCGTAAAAATCATTGAAGTCGATCCCGTTAAATGTGAGGAAATAAGCGATATCCTTCCAAATGCGACTATATTGTGCGGAGACGGGCTTGATAAGGAATTCCTGCTTGAAGAAGGTCTTGCCACTGTAGATGCATTTGCTTCTCTTACGGGGCTTGATGAAGAGAATATAATACTTTCTTTGTATGCTGCAAGCGTATCAAAGGCAAAGATAATGACAAAGGTAAATAAGCTTACTTTTGATAACATAATAGATAAAATGGAGATCGGAAGTGTAATAAGACCAAAGTATCTGACAAGCGAATATATAATCCAGTATGTCAGAGCCATTCAAAATTCCCTTGGAAGTAATGTTGAATCTTTATATAAAATAGTAGGCGGAAAAGCAGAAGCTCTTGAATTTGTAGTGCGTGAAGATTCCAAAGTGACGGGGAAGGAACTTGGAAAGCTTACCTTGAAAGAAAATTTATTGATTGCAAGTATCAACAGAAACGGTAAAATCATCGTACCGTCCGGAAATGATACTATAGAAATCGGAGACAGTGTCATAGTTGTTACGACACATAAGAAATTAAGAGATTTAACTGATATATTAAAATAG
- a CDS encoding TrkH family potassium uptake protein, with translation MNKGMIKHITGWVFILLGLVLLLPILVAVIYKENTWTAFLLTSVISTFIGILCIIRKPKNQTIYAKEGFSIVALSWIIIAVIGALPFLISGEISGFFNALFESASGFTTTGASVVDNVDALSKCILFWRSFMHWLGGMGVLVFIIAVIPLIGGGQNMHLMRAESPGPMVGKLMPKLRSTPMILYGIYFSMTVLEIIFLLFGGMPLFDAVLNSMATAGTGGFSMTNAGMSAYNTYCQLIISIFMILFGINFNVYFLILGKKIKDVLKNEEVRYYLIILISATIIIALNISSQFKSMGMAFHHALFQVASIMTTTGFSSVDFNLWPELSKTILIILMFIGACAGSTGGGIKVSRFIIVCKDAVNELSMLIHPRRVKVMKMDGKKIEKKTFHNVCAYLFVYMIIFIGSLLLISLNNYDFSTNFSAIAATMNNIGPGLNLVGPATSYSFLSDFSKFVLSFDMIAGRLELFPILLLFAPGTWKK, from the coding sequence ATGAACAAAGGTATGATCAAGCATATAACCGGCTGGGTATTTATACTCCTAGGGCTTGTTTTATTATTACCTATTTTAGTAGCTGTAATATACAAAGAAAATACATGGACTGCATTTCTTCTTACATCTGTAATAAGTACATTCATTGGTATCCTATGTATTATAAGAAAACCTAAAAATCAAACCATATACGCAAAAGAAGGGTTTTCTATCGTTGCATTAAGCTGGATTATCATAGCGGTGATAGGAGCTCTTCCTTTCCTTATAAGCGGTGAGATATCGGGGTTTTTTAATGCACTTTTTGAAAGTGCATCGGGATTTACAACAACAGGTGCTAGTGTAGTGGATAATGTAGACGCACTTAGTAAATGTATACTGTTTTGGAGATCCTTCATGCACTGGCTCGGAGGTATGGGGGTACTTGTTTTTATCATAGCGGTTATACCTTTAATAGGAGGGGGACAGAATATGCACCTTATGAGGGCTGAGTCTCCGGGACCCATGGTAGGAAAGCTTATGCCGAAGCTTAGAAGTACACCGATGATTTTATATGGGATTTATTTTTCGATGACAGTGCTTGAAATCATATTTCTCCTTTTCGGCGGTATGCCTCTTTTTGATGCTGTGCTAAACTCAATGGCTACTGCTGGAACAGGTGGATTTTCCATGACTAATGCCGGCATGTCGGCTTATAATACATATTGCCAGCTTATCATATCCATATTCATGATTTTGTTCGGGATTAACTTTAATGTTTATTTTCTTATTTTAGGTAAAAAAATAAAAGATGTACTTAAAAACGAAGAGGTGAGATATTATCTCATAATCCTTATTTCAGCTACGATTATAATCGCACTTAATATCTCCTCTCAGTTTAAATCAATGGGAATGGCCTTTCATCATGCTCTTTTTCAAGTGGCGAGTATTATGACAACGACGGGATTTTCCAGTGTGGACTTTAATTTATGGCCGGAACTTTCAAAGACTATACTAATTATTCTCATGTTTATAGGAGCCTGTGCAGGCAGTACCGGCGGGGGGATAAAGGTAAGCAGATTTATAATCGTATGTAAAGACGCGGTAAACGAGCTTTCTATGCTCATACATCCCAGAAGAGTAAAAGTAATGAAAATGGACGGCAAAAAAATAGAAAAGAAGACTTTTCATAACGTTTGCGCTTATTTGTTTGTATATATGATAATATTTATAGGTTCACTTCTTCTTATATCTTTAAATAATTATGACTTTTCTACGAATTTCAGTGCGATTGCCGCAACGATGAACAATATAGGACCCGGGCTTAACCTTGTCGGTCCCGCAACGTCATATAGCTTTTTATCGGATTTTTCTAAATTCGTTTTATCCTTTGATATGATAGCGGGAAGACTTGAATTGTTCCCTATACTGTTATTGTTTGCACCGGGAACTTGGAAAAAATAG
- the recO gene encoding DNA repair protein RecO: MIREFHGIVLKNIKFSENDRILTVFTKERGKISVMAKNAASKKSKVIAQTSTFSYSYFCLYPGKNFYTLKSADYIKSFPGLQTDLERLSFASYISELVDIFYEDKMEEPITFNLIIYILDLLQKEKLEKLSFITLAFMLKLLGISGIIPDFSGCSICSATNDEYYILDFDSGSILCSKCTMKHFSMNKITSKQLDLINKLTYVNVNDIKNMSFDVFTLEECNNMIVILNNYITYTLHRKTNSFKFLSDMLELK, from the coding sequence ATGATAAGAGAATTTCATGGCATTGTACTTAAAAATATAAAGTTTTCCGAAAATGACAGGATCCTTACGGTCTTTACAAAAGAAAGAGGAAAGATAAGCGTAATGGCTAAGAATGCTGCTTCAAAGAAGAGTAAAGTCATAGCGCAGACCTCGACATTTTCCTACAGCTACTTTTGTTTGTATCCCGGAAAGAATTTTTATACTCTTAAAAGTGCGGATTATATAAAGAGTTTTCCCGGACTTCAAACGGATTTGGAAAGGCTTTCTTTCGCAAGTTATATTTCCGAGCTTGTAGATATTTTTTATGAAGATAAAATGGAAGAACCTATTACATTTAATTTAATAATTTATATTTTAGATTTACTTCAAAAAGAAAAATTGGAGAAGCTGTCTTTCATTACTCTTGCTTTTATGTTAAAATTACTTGGTATTTCGGGGATAATTCCTGATTTCAGCGGGTGCAGCATATGTTCTGCTACTAACGATGAATATTATATCCTTGATTTTGACAGCGGCAGCATCCTTTGCAGTAAATGTACAATGAAGCATTTCTCTATGAATAAGATTACTTCAAAGCAGCTTGATTTAATAAATAAACTTACTTATGTAAATGTGAATGATATCAAAAATATGAGTTTTGATGTATTTACTTTGGAAGAGTGCAATAATATGATTGTTATTTTAAACAATTATATAACATATACGCTGCATAGAAAAACAAATAGTTTTAAATTTCTTTCAGATATGTTAGAATTAAAATAA
- a CDS encoding glycine--tRNA ligase has translation MIKRLSLNEIISITKMRGIIFPGSEIYEGLANSFDYGPIGTLILNNVKNAWFKKFIQECPYNVALDSAILVNPKVWEASGHLKNFNDPLMDCKNCKARFRADKLIEDDLEKKGLDPNADGWSNEKMEGYIEENNIVCPNCGKHDFTGIRQFNLMFKTFQGVTEDSVNTIYLRPETCQGIFINFKNVQRSTRKKLPFGIGQVGKSFRNEITPGNFIFRTREFEQMELEFFCEPKDEMKWFEYWRQYCFDFLVSLGIDKENIKFRDHAKEQLSHYSNATTDIEYNYPFGWGELWGIADRTDFDLKSHEEFSGKDMKYVDPITNEKFHPYCIEPSVGAGRLFFTLLCDNYVEETLEDGTTRNVFKLHPYLAPYKVAVLPLTKKLSEEATEVYSKLAKYFMVDYDEAGNIGKRYRRQDEIGTPYCVTIDFDTKEDGAVTVRDRDTMEQERVKIDDLADYITKKVEF, from the coding sequence ATGATAAAGAGGCTTAGTTTAAACGAAATAATCAGTATAACGAAAATGAGAGGTATCATATTTCCGGGTTCGGAAATTTATGAAGGACTTGCGAACAGTTTTGATTACGGTCCCATAGGAACTCTTATTTTAAATAATGTAAAGAACGCTTGGTTTAAAAAGTTTATCCAGGAATGTCCTTACAACGTAGCTTTGGACAGTGCTATCCTTGTAAATCCCAAGGTTTGGGAAGCAAGCGGACATCTTAAGAATTTTAATGACCCTTTAATGGACTGTAAAAATTGTAAGGCTCGTTTCAGAGCTGATAAATTAATCGAAGACGATCTTGAAAAGAAAGGTTTGGATCCCAATGCTGACGGCTGGAGCAATGAAAAAATGGAAGGCTATATCGAAGAGAACAATATAGTATGTCCTAATTGCGGAAAGCATGATTTTACCGGTATAAGACAGTTCAATCTTATGTTCAAGACTTTCCAAGGTGTTACAGAAGACAGCGTAAATACTATTTATTTAAGACCTGAAACATGTCAGGGGATTTTTATTAACTTTAAGAACGTTCAGCGTTCTACAAGAAAGAAACTTCCTTTCGGTATAGGTCAGGTAGGGAAATCTTTCAGAAATGAAATTACTCCGGGCAACTTTATTTTCAGAACCAGAGAATTTGAACAAATGGAACTTGAATTCTTCTGTGAACCTAAAGATGAAATGAAATGGTTTGAATACTGGAGACAGTATTGTTTTGATTTCCTCGTTTCTCTCGGTATAGATAAAGAAAATATCAAGTTCAGAGACCATGCAAAAGAGCAGTTATCTCATTATTCGAATGCAACTACGGATATAGAATATAACTACCCGTTCGGCTGGGGAGAATTATGGGGAATAGCGGACAGAACGGACTTTGACCTAAAATCTCACGAAGAGTTTTCCGGTAAAGATATGAAATACGTTGATCCTATTACCAATGAAAAGTTCCATCCATATTGTATAGAGCCGAGTGTAGGTGCGGGAAGATTGTTCTTTACGCTTCTTTGTGATAATTATGTTGAAGAAACTTTGGAAGACGGTACAACGAGAAATGTATTTAAACTACATCCTTATCTTGCACCTTATAAAGTTGCGGTGCTTCCTCTTACCAAAAAATTATCAGAAGAAGCAACCGAAGTATACTCTAAACTTGCTAAATATTTCATGGTAGACTATGATGAAGCCGGAAATATCGGTAAAAGATATCGTAGACAGGACGAAATAGGTACTCCTTACTGTGTAACGATAGATTTCGATACAAAAGAAGACGGAGCAGTGACCGTAAGAGACAGAGATACTATGGAACAGGAAAGAGTAAAAATTGACGATTTAGCTGATTATATAACTAAAAAAGTTGAATTTTAG
- a CDS encoding leucine-rich repeat domain-containing protein codes for MNNYLKKLLGVMLTSLFFISVNVTPIFAESLVNDDIKINDNITEKKDGISSSSNDIDENTNQDKITDYGNNKIKEENEDDSVKNNLSENSLKENDKNNTKEVNKTKKYSLSSINDYAVPSESDYNFSSGKITGLNSSYINGLSDEQKLNIRLEIPESINGIAVTSIGDNAFKASNYANCKITYLDLSNCSNLTSIGSWAFYSDTVMEGNLVFPNTLTTISDHAFDGCKSLSGSLTIPDSVTTLGTYAFSGCSSMTGRLTLSNNLALIQNYAFYNSGFTGELIIPNGVSSINNSAFRQSNSYDGFTKAVIPEGVTVIDATAFSYQNALSKVILPKRSLTKINTSAFRYTGLTGAFVIPDSVQTIAATAFASTKLTTVYIPDNEYSVLSGYVASSTFSSCSNLTAIVCSSSNYTNIYNTLASSDKPKLGYPVTVTFNDGDNGSYDSIERLYNHALNFVQNEDDTYSIDTSYELPKVTGNESKKWAFSSTALEGVNVSTKVTSSTLYAIEPLADPTFSFSDHIDAVYDGNAHIMKVTAHHPLYKPIGEAETGDVVFYYTWRYSTITSSSNELAGYDKNEFSITNVREPRFAISCDVTIQSCIVNGTKATVFNTQKHSF; via the coding sequence ATGAATAATTATTTAAAGAAGCTTTTAGGTGTGATGTTGACTTCGTTATTTTTTATTAGCGTCAATGTTACGCCTATTTTTGCGGAAAGCTTAGTTAATGATGATATAAAGATAAATGATAATATCACAGAGAAAAAGGATGGGATATCTTCATCATCAAATGATATTGATGAAAATACTAATCAGGACAAAATAACTGATTATGGTAATAATAAAATAAAAGAGGAAAATGAAGATGACTCGGTTAAAAATAATTTATCTGAAAATTCTTTAAAAGAAAATGATAAAAATAATACAAAAGAAGTAAATAAAACGAAGAAGTATTCTTTGTCGTCTATAAATGATTATGCGGTTCCGAGTGAAAGTGATTATAATTTTTCGTCTGGAAAGATAACAGGGCTTAACAGCAGTTATATAAACGGTCTAAGTGATGAACAAAAGCTGAATATCAGACTTGAGATACCCGAGAGTATTAATGGTATAGCTGTTACTTCAATAGGTGATAATGCTTTTAAAGCGTCGAATTATGCCAATTGTAAAATTACTTATCTAGATTTATCAAATTGTAGTAATCTTACGAGCATAGGAAGCTGGGCGTTTTATAGTGATACTGTCATGGAAGGAAATTTGGTATTTCCAAATACGTTAACAACTATTTCCGACCATGCTTTTGATGGATGTAAAAGTCTTTCTGGTTCTCTTACTATACCTGATTCTGTAACGACTTTGGGAACTTATGCATTCAGCGGATGCTCGTCAATGACCGGACGCTTGACTTTATCAAATAATTTAGCTTTAATTCAAAATTACGCATTTTATAATTCCGGATTTACGGGAGAGCTTATTATACCAAACGGAGTAAGTTCTATAAATAACAGCGCATTCAGACAATCAAACAGCTATGACGGTTTTACTAAAGCTGTAATTCCCGAGGGTGTGACCGTAATAGATGCTACAGCATTTTCATATCAAAATGCTCTGTCAAAAGTTATACTGCCAAAAAGAAGTTTGACTAAAATAAATACTTCCGCATTTAGATATACCGGATTGACCGGTGCTTTTGTTATACCCGATTCCGTACAGACGATTGCGGCAACTGCTTTTGCGTCTACAAAACTAACTACGGTTTATATACCCGATAATGAATACTCGGTTTTAAGCGGATATGTTGCATCAAGTACGTTTTCAAGCTGCAGTAATTTGACTGCCATAGTATGCAGTTCTTCGAATTATACCAATATATATAATACGCTTGCAAGTTCTGATAAACCTAAACTCGGATATCCTGTAACCGTAACATTTAATGATGGAGATAACGGAAGTTATGACAGCATAGAAAGATTATACAATCATGCTTTAAATTTTGTACAAAATGAAGATGATACTTATTCAATCGATACTTCATATGAACTTCCTAAAGTGACAGGAAATGAAAGTAAAAAGTGGGCATTTTCTTCTACTGCTTTGGAAGGGGTAAACGTAAGTACCAAAGTCACATCTTCTACTCTCTATGCAATAGAGCCTTTAGCCGATCCGACTTTTTCTTTCAGCGATCATATTGACGCTGTATATGACGGTAATGCTCATATTATGAAAGTAACCGCTCATCATCCTTTATATAAGCCTATTGGAGAAGCTGAAACAGGTGATGTTGTATTTTATTATACTTGGCGATATTCTACCATTACTTCGTCATCTAACGAGCTTGCGGGTTATGACAAAAATGAATTTTCTATTACAAATGTCAGAGAACCGAGATTTGCAATTTCATGTGACGTAACTATTCAGTCGTGTATAGTAAATGGTACTAAGGCTACTGTGTTTAATACTCAAAAGCACTCTTTTTAA